Genomic window (Zonotrichia albicollis isolate bZonAlb1 chromosome 11, bZonAlb1.hap1, whole genome shotgun sequence):
CTATTTTATCAATTGAGGAAATAGAATAACAATTAAATCTGACAGATTAAATAATAATTCTAGTCCATAAAATCAGAAACATGCTTTGATGCAAGAAAATTGTAACCAGCTATTCAAAAAGGAATGACTCAAAACAAGAAGCTCTCCATATGGAATGGCTAGAGATGACAAATGCTTGCTGGTCTGCAATCCTCCAGCTTCCCTTCTCCTATTTTTTTAGCTTATACTTAAAGGGATAGCTGTTCTTGAATGAAATCAGACATTTCCTGGGCATTTATGTCTGTCTTTTAACTAGTATTTTTAACCAGTACCTATTAACCAGTTATCTCTGGATGAGTTAAAGTATTTGGGGACATAATTTTCATTTATACGAGATCCTATTAAAAAACACACACTATTATACCCTTATTAtattactccttttttttttttggtccaaCAAAACCTACAGATTCTCAGCACTGAAGCAGGCTGGGGCTCCTAAACTCTAGTTATCAGCATTAATCTCTCCCTGTTCATACTGTGTTTTTTGTTTCATGTTTTTCACAAGAAATATTTGGCAGAGACTGCTTTCCCATAACAATGGTTTTCttattgtttggggttttttcccaactGTAACAGGtggatgggatattggaaaGCTGGATTTGGAaaatggcagcagctctgaagtcCCACCCTGAGCCGATGAACGTGATCATTGCAGACTGGCTGACCCTGGCTCACCAGCACTATCCCATTGCCGTGCGGAACACGCGCACCACGGGACACGAGATCGCGCGCTTCCTGCAGTGGCTGGAGGTGAGAACGCCGCACCAACACGTTCCCTGGAAAAGATGTTTGGTTTTACACTTCCACAACCTTTCTGAAGCACTGGGCTTGCTAATGCTTTCCTTTCCATCACTCACATTTCTCTAACGAAGTGCATGTTTTTCTTCTATAAACTTTCATATGACTCTGTGAAACTCTCATCATGCAGGAGGTCAAAGCAAGTGGACTtgtttatgaaaatatttttatatttctttagaGGTGAGATCGTTTCCTGCTACTTTGACTTTTCCATAGCATGTGTGTGGGCAGCTGACACTGTTCCATATGTAGAAAACAGGCAGACATCACCATTTGCAAGACATAAGTACAGGAAAATGAGTTTGTTATCTGTGCTCAACTTCTGCTTTTAATGCAGAATTCAATCCCGACACTGTGTCTGATTTTTGCTGCAGTTTCCCAAAGATTAGGACAAAATAATGGCTTAGAGACCCAGAATGTAAAGGGAGACTTTCAAGAGGACGGACATGCTTCACAGAGCCAATGACATGGAGGCAGCAGTGAGTACAGAGCCACACTAATGCAGTGACTATTTACCAAAACTCCTGCTAATGGCAgcagggccatggctgggctgaaaaggctgcagcagagtctgcacAGGATCACCGGTCTCCAGCACAATTTaagaaaaggcagaaagcaAACAGTAGACTGAGAATCACTCATAAAAACCAGGAACTCTAAGCAACTCTTATTGTATCAATCTCTAACATTAAGTACTTAATTTGAAATGAAATTATGCTTCTATACCTGACAATGAATTTTTGAGTACATTACTTTAAATATGGTGAGGCCTAAGGTGGAAGAGAAATTTACTGTAAGGCTGAAAGGTTTGGAGCAAATACCATTAAAGGCCTAAGCAGGAACAGCAGGGCTAGAAGGAGCTGTCAGATACCACACCCAGTTAGGGACAAGAGGAACAAAAGAGGAAGCAGCAAAGTCAGAGTCCCTATTTTTCATTGTGATATTAGAAGAAATTTCAGCTCTTGGTCAAATATAGTTTAACGTGCTGGAGCCTAAAGTAATTTTTGGCATCTGTTTAATTATTGAATTAATCAAATGGTGGACTTTGATCAGTTCCCAGGAGGACATACCACATTGTCAACAATAAAGACATTCAGTGATTTCCCAGTGTCAACGAACAAACCAAGGCTTGAATAAATTACTCCTTGCTCCAGTATTGTAGGTGGTTACTCTTTTGCTGTGATGTGTTCCAGAATTTAAATATACCATAAATTTTCACAGCATTGAGTGTCTCCAACCAGTAAATGTTCCTCACATTGAGAAGCACCCCTCCAGAGTTTAACAGTCAAACCCCCTTCATTCCAATTCCCACCATTATTTTTCTGCTATGCTTCTGTCTGCTTACaggcagaaaattatttcaaagattCTCAATGGGCGTAACAAAACCTGCAGTGCCACACAACATTTTAATAAAGAATAAGGAACAAACAATAAGTAAACATTAGTGCTCTTATTTCAAGTATAGGGCATGATCAGTAACAGCCTCAACAGCATCCATTTCAGTATCATCTGACAAGAAAATTGGTCAGATCTTGTGATTTCTAAGAGCTGTCTCTCTCACACAAGAAGTCTGCCAAGTTTCACTTCATCTTCAGAAGAGATTGCTATTGAGACTGCACAGCCACTCCACTGAGAGAGGCAACATTCACAAAGAAATTGAAAGTGAGGTTTGCCTTTCCTGTAAGCAAAATATGCCACATTTTTCTTTACAAGTCAGATAAACTTTAAACCTTGCAGCTCAGGTGAAATGCTCAAGATGTACCATTGATTGGGTAGAAAGAAGGCCAATTCTGCTTCAATAGGTTTGTTACAAATCAGACACACATCTTTGTACAAGGAATATCACTGCTGTATCATTTAACATGCCTGATCAATATTTTGATCCCTTTAGTTTGACTTGTGATGGtatctcaggcaaaaaaaaaaaaaagacacttttGTAGGGGATTATTTTACCCTGAAGTTAAAGAAGAAATATCCATTTTATAATAATAGGAAAGCCAAATGCTGCTGACAAAAGGCAGTGAACACCTGCATCAAATGACTGacaacaaacaagaaaaattcCACTGTGTTGATGGTTTTCCTGTGCATAGAAGATAAGAGGCAGTGCCCAAATGTGtggcattttcctgctgcatgAAAAAGAATCAAGGAATAACATTCCAACAGGAATTTACTGAATGATTCATGCACCTCGTTTGACCACCATCAACATACAAATTCCTTGAGCTGTAATTCCCAGTATTCCTAACATGTAATAGATATTTCACTGTTTACTTTTCACATTTCTTCATCTAAATCAAGGTGCCACTATCTTCCAGGAATCTGTTCAATTTTCCAGAAGCAATGCTCATCTAATTGGATACAGCCTGGGGGCTCATGTTTCAGGATTTGCTGGAAGTTTTATCAATGGTACAAAAAAGATTGGAAGAATTACAGGTAAAAGACCTTTAAAAAAACTAACAGTCAACTGAATCAAGTTATGAAGATATTTGACATATCAGTGTCATATTGACAATTAGCTGCTGAATAGCAATATTCAGCAGAGTTTAGAAGCTTCATCTCATTGGTTTAGAAATTAGATTTAGAAacttaatgaaaatatttttgaagattTGGTCTCATAGCATTTCTATCTTTGATCTTTCCTACCTCAGTCTGATTATGGCATACAGAATACACAAGCATGGGGACTAGAAATAATAAACCAAAGCCTCAAGCTGCTGGTTGCTTAAACTTGTCTCTTATCCATTCCCACTAACACCTTAAACTAAATGTTAGCCACTAATCCTGGATCTTTGGCCACTGTCTTGACCCAAAGTCATTCAAATACTGCTCATTATTAGTGAGTaacttaaaaaatatattaaggAAATTGTCTGACTGTGCTTGAGCTTTCAATTGTGGGACAGTGCCCATATAGTGAATTCAAAACAGTTCTTGTGTGGCAAAAATGAGAATTCTGGATTACACTTTACAACAAGCATATCATCAGAGTACCCCTAGTAGATGCTTAAAGTAAGCAAAGTTAACCCTAAAACTTGATTACCTAGCGACATTCTGAACCTTCTGTAATGTTTTGTAACTGTACTAATTATGAGTGTaatgaaaatacatttatatatataaaaatatatatatactatatacatatatatacatatatatatacacatatatatttatatctatatgtATATAGTGTATTGATACACTATATACAGTACCTCATCTAATACACAGTGACagcttaaaaaacccaaacaaaatgaAAGCAGAAGTGCATTTTACACAAGACCTACATCAACTAAGTTATCAGAAAAGACATTTTACTTGCTGCCTGTGTTACTAGTCTTGTCTGGTTATATCTATGCAACTATATATTATTCCACAATACCAACTGAAGAATATAAAATTTAGAAGCTTGTCCTCAAAGCTGAGTGCAGCTTTAAACTAAGCACAAAGTTCTCTTCCTGAATCAATTCCCAACCAAGAAGACCACCATGCAAAAactccagaaaacaaaaatcagcaaGACTCCCTAAGTGGAGTATTATTTCTCGGAATACTGTAATAATCTGCCTTGAAGATTTTTTAAGCTGAagaattattataaataaaatctAGCAGGCATACAGGGTTTTTAAACAATAATTGGAGCTTTATAAGGTTTTAGGTCCCACATGTGGGCTAAAAGTCAATCTTGCTGCAGGACTGGTGTCTTCCAAAGGACCTCTGAAACACACAACCTCTAGAGTTTGAAAGAACAAAATTATGTCAAGGTCCCTCAAGTGCCACCGGCAGCAGCACAGTTTGTCTCTGACAAACACGTCTGTCTCTGAGCTGTGTCCTTGAGCAGGTCCCAGTTAGTGTTTGTTCCAGGGCCTGTGTTTGCTTTAGGTGTAACCCTCTGTGGAACAAGTGTTGTTATTGTTTCCATCAGGGAAAGACCTTGTAAAGCACCAGGTGCTGCCTGTTTTCAGACATTTATCCCAGACTTACAGCAGTAGAATATTCCTTGTGCACTATATGACAATGGGATTATTTGCATTTGTTGCAGGCCTTGACCCTGCTGGGCCCCTGTTTGAGGGAATGTCACCCACAGACCGATTATCTCCAGATGATGCAAACTTTGTGGATGCAATTCATACCTTCACCAAACAGCACATGGGCCTCAGTGTTGGCATCAAGCAGCCTGTGGCTCATTTTGACTTTTATCCCAATGGAGGCACCTTCCAGCCTGGCTGTCACATCCTGCACGTGTACAACCACATTGCACAGCTGGGGATTGCTGGTAAGCACCAATGGCACCCAGTGGGAGCCACCAGGGCAGCTGGACTGAGCCTGTCTGGTGCTCTTAAACAGCATCTAAGGATTATCATTATCACCCTTATATGCAAGGTATTTTCTGTTTAGAGATTAATTATCTGATTTTTACGTGTCATGAGTTCATATTGGTTTTACTGACTCCAGCAAGGAATTGAGCTGCCTAGCACTCCTGAAAATGAGGCCATGAGCATCCTGCTGTCAAGCACCTCTGAATAATTTAATGGTATTTGTTTCAACAGTAGAAGAGATGAGACAATTTATTCTAATTAAGCCAGATTGTCTAGTGTGCCATTAATTATATCAAATCAAATGAAACACAGGTCTGTACTACTCACCTCCATAGCTCACCTTTTCCAACTCCACGTCCTTCAGTGGCACAGATGATGCTCTCTCCAGGACCTGAGTGCCAGTGTTCCAGGCTAGCTTTTATTTATAGAAGCTTGTTATCAATGTACCTAAACATAAACCTATAGAGAAACTGATGCAAGATACTGAAAAAGGTCCCAATGTGCAGTGACAACCAAAAGTGCTGGCTGAAAACCCTCCAAGAGCCCTGCTCACCCAGCAATGACATTGCAGAAGCACTTCTCAATCATCCTCATGCAATGCCTAAATCTGGGCATTACTTGTTAGAAGATAAATCATGACAAACGTGAAACCAAGCATCAGCTCAAAGCTAATCAACACAGACATAAAACATCCTATTTGCACAAAACAATTTTTGCAATTTGATAACATTTTAAGAATATACTTCTCATAATGCAGGCCTATTTAATACTTTTATTGAGTTTAATaaaatttttcctccttttttccaagCAGCAACTGCAAGAAAAGTTCAATTCAACATAGGTGTCAGTCTAATAGGGACAAAATATTGCTGCCTAAGCATCCAAATCCAATAGTGTTCAGCCATTCCAAATGAGACTGCTGTCTTTAATGTGGCATGATCTGAAAGACTGCACATCAACTCAGGTTGTATTGACAAAAACAACCAGAACACTGAAATCAAGGTTCATATTTACAGTCTGATACAATCAGGGCTAGAGAAGtttaagagaaaattatttattatcatGCAAGTTCAGCCATTTTATTTTTGAATGATCTTAAAAACTGTGTATGATTTCTAAGGCAAAACCATGATGCAAAGGGTGTGTGTGGGGGGAAACAATATCATATGTTTATAGTTTATAGCTGGCTACAGTACTACTCTGCAGTTGAAATggtaaacaaaaaaaccaagggCATGTAAaattttgttgcatttttttcagGCATCACTCAAACTGTGAAATGTGCCCATGAGAGGTCAGTTCACTTGTTCATCGACTCTCTGCTGCACAAGGACAAGCAAAGCACAGCGTACTGGTGCAACGACATCAACACCTTCAACAAAgggctgtgcctcagctgcaAGAAGAACCGCTGTAACACCCTGGGCTACAACATCAGGGAGGAAAGGCTGCCCAAAAGCAGACGACTCTTTCTGAAAACAAGAGCGCATATGCCCTTCAAAGGTTTGTGGGAATACTTTTTAGTGTCCAGATTGATCACAAAGTAGAAGTCTGAGCCTAAGCTTTGTGATCCTATATACTCATTCATTAAAGCTTATAAAATCTGTGAGAATAATCAATTTGCTGAGACAACTGAGAGTCCCAGTAGGCTATCTTGATGCCCTTTCATCCAGACCCTGGCTCTCATATTTCTGTGGGAAAAAGCACACTGCCTGCTAGCCCCAGGCGAGTGTGGAGCTGAGGGCTCGCAGATGCCCAGGGTCCTGATCTGCAGGATTTTCCTACAACTGGACTGTGCAGGTTTATTCTAGCATATGCAGGCACACGGCCAAGCCAAAAAAAGCTGCATAATTACTCTGGGAGGCCTATAAACGTTCTGCGTTTGCCCAAATTTTATCCGCAATTAGACTATGAAATGACATATAAATTACTACTTTCCAAACAATGGACAGAGAACAGAATAGCATGGACTTTTACGTGGCTGAACTGTAGCACTAAAACTAAGACTGGCACTCTGGCTTTAGCTCTACCACGTTACTTTACCGAGTCAGTGAGCATTTTTGGCTGTACGATCAGACAGAGGGGCCATGGCCTGCCAGGGGGCGCAGGGCCTTCCTACCATTCTCCGTTGCACTCAGCCGCCAGAGCCCACTGCTGCTGTTGAGCAGACGTTCCCTCGCCACTGGAAAGGTTGACGTACTTTTAAAAGTGGGAACAAGCAGGACGATGTGGGACAGTCCTttcctgaggggctgtgggtgcagggGCGACAGCGTCCCGCCGCCCGGCTCTGCCCCTCACCACCTCCTTCCCCGGCTGCCATGAGGCGTGTGG
Coding sequences:
- the LIPC gene encoding hepatic triacylglycerol lipase isoform X2: MKERKKVDGILESWIWKMAAALKSHPEPMNVIIADWLTLAHQHYPIAVRNTRTTGHEIARFLQWLEESVQFSRSNAHLIGYSLGAHVSGFAGSFINGTKKIGRITGLDPAGPLFEGMSPTDRLSPDDANFVDAIHTFTKQHMGLSVGIKQPVAHFDFYPNGGTFQPGCHILHVYNHIAQLGIAGITQTVKCAHERSVHLFIDSLLHKDKQSTAYWCNDINTFNKGLCLSCKKNRCNTLGYNIREERLPKSRRLFLKTRAHMPFKVYHYQFKIHIINEIQGKPIDPAFTMSLTGTKADAKNLHIPLVESITGNKTYSFLITLDNDIGDIIMIKFKWELPPLWGNIWDTFQTIIPWTKGTRRPGLIVKEIRVKAGETQQKYTFCPQSTDNIHLHPSQEKIFVSCEDLFQTQNRK
- the LIPC gene encoding hepatic triacylglycerol lipase isoform X1, with product MRSLQLSFLLLSCIIISANTYEGKKKEALRSWSELTRGKKDQQNFETRFRLYTDRAGGSCQIFVNQLETLDKCHFNASLPLVMIVHGWSVDGILESWIWKMAAALKSHPEPMNVIIADWLTLAHQHYPIAVRNTRTTGHEIARFLQWLEESVQFSRSNAHLIGYSLGAHVSGFAGSFINGTKKIGRITGLDPAGPLFEGMSPTDRLSPDDANFVDAIHTFTKQHMGLSVGIKQPVAHFDFYPNGGTFQPGCHILHVYNHIAQLGIAGITQTVKCAHERSVHLFIDSLLHKDKQSTAYWCNDINTFNKGLCLSCKKNRCNTLGYNIREERLPKSRRLFLKTRAHMPFKVYHYQFKIHIINEIQGKPIDPAFTMSLTGTKADAKNLHIPLVESITGNKTYSFLITLDNDIGDIIMIKFKWELPPLWGNIWDTFQTIIPWTKGTRRPGLIVKEIRVKAGETQQKYTFCPQSTDNIHLHPSQEKIFVSCEDLFQTQNRK